The DNA window TTGGGAATTTAATGGCTTCTACTCTATTTTGTTTATTGGTATTCGGTTAGATTTGATAACCCTAGAAAAACCCTTACTTTGgatcagggatttaaattgcggtcgcggcCGCGTTTTCGGTCGCATTGCGTTTATGCGGTCATTGCGGGTATTGTGGTCACAActtattgtaaaatataataacGATTTTGGTAGTAGCGGTTTCAGACGGTGCCGCTACCGCTATATGACAGCCGCTATTTCGGTAATGGACTGTTATTTAAATCCCTGCTTTGGATTACTTAGGCAGTGAGCTATTCAATAGTTTCTCAATTGTCTGTTCTTGTTGCAGCCCACACATGCCTGAAGAAAGTGTGGTTTTGTTAGAAAATGGTGCACTGTTCTTGTTTGATTTAGCTTCTTATGTTAATTGTCAGAAACTCAATGGCTATATTAAAGGGAGTAAACTTAGAGTTTTATGGGATGATTCGAGTTGTGCAAAGAATTATAAATGGATGTGCATTGAGATCAATTGGCATCCTAGGATTTTAGTTGTTGCCCAATCAGATGTTGCTTTGTTACTTGATTTTAGGCATGATGAGTGTAATGTAATTTGTTTAGCTAAGATTGAGATGTTGAGCCCATATGCTGTAGTTGATGAAGATCAGTCCCTAGCGTTTCCTAGAGTAGGAGCTGATGGGTTTCAGTTTGTTTTAGCTTCCCaaagtttgttgcttctttgtgATATGCATAAGACAGTGGTGCCAATGTTGCGTTGGGCTCATGATCTAGATAATCCTTGCTTCAATGATGTGATTAGGCTAATATCTTCAAGAAAGATTGAAGCTCAACGATATTGTGCCTCATGGAATTTGGTGCAAAATTTTGATGTAGCTAATGGAGAACCATTGTTCTATTTTGAGGATAACTTACTATACTCCTCGGTTGGCAATGAATATGAATTTCCTAAGAGGTTCAAGTATTTGAACTTCGAGTATCTTCGTGGTTATTTGAAGAAGTCCCACAAGGGGTTTCAGCAGAAGGAATCTTTTAACCtagattttcataaaattttgtaTGAGAAGTTGAAGGTTTGCGAATTTGCTCAATTAAAGTCCTCTCCAGCACTTTTTTGTTGTCTTCAATGTCATTATCTTACCAAACAAAGTGCTTTTTGAAATCGCCAAGCAGATGCTTGGaatgaatatttgatttattagaGAAGCTAACTATTATTTGGGAAAGGGTATGGCTGGAGGTGAGTTGGTAGTAACCCCAGTAGAGAATCCTGGGTTCTACCTTGAGGATGCAACTATTGTAAAAAATACATGTTTGTATGGAGCAATGGGTGGACAAAACTTTGTTAGAGGAAAGGTTGGATAGCGCTTTACTGTGAGAAACTCACTTGCCCAAGTAGTAGTTGAAGGCTCTAGTGACTATTGTTGCGAGTACATGACTGGTGGTTGTGTGGTTGTACTTGGAAAAGTGGGGAGAAATGTTGTTGCTGAAATGACTGGAGTTTTAACATACATGCTTGATGAGGATGATACTCTAATACCCAAGGTAAATAAGGAAgggcaatttaccaaaaaaagttttttttttaaaattaccgaaatgggctcggtattttattatttatcgaaaTGGGTCTTTTtcggcaaatcgcgtccacgtcagcgcgatgtcaggggacgtgccaGGAAATCGCTGTCACGTTAgagcgctttgctgacgtggcaacaaatcgcgtccacgaggggacgatttgttgccacgtcagcaaagcgcacTGACGTGGTCGCGACTTGCCCATCTAATGAAATTTCATGTATATAGTtgcactaaattatttaaattatttataatacctAAATTATCcctatttatttgttatattacataaaatactcctttgaaaatacaaaacattatgatagctaatttaaaatttaatctccaCAACTaatgaaaatcatttaaaatgcTAAAACTAGATCTGTTTGAACAAACTATAAGAAAATTCCTGGAATGCTGTGATTTTTTCGTCTTCAACGAAAGATCTCGAGAAAGATCATGGTGAGGAAAGCTTGTGCTTAATGAGGAAGCAAATTTGGACACTCCGAATCATCTAACAATTATGCAGAACAGCAACCGTCTTTCTTCACGGTTGAAACATTATCTCGAGAGCCGACATTGATGGTTTGTCTCTTGGGCAATGTTGTTTGATCATTCCCCCCTTCGAGTGTTTTTCGACTGATCACATGATGTATTTGAGTTAGTACTTCAGTGAATGCATGCTTAACATTTGTAGATTCAATGGCAGATGTTTCCATAAAGAAGCGCGCACACGTGGGCGCGACTTATCTGTTTATTTTTTTCTCCAAAAccttaaaaatcctaaaaaccctaaaaccttaaaccttaaaatctAAAAACCTACAAGTTAGGAAATCGCAgtcacgtcagcgcgctttgctgatgtggcaacaaatcgccccctcgtggacgcgatttgttgccacgtcagcaaagcgctcTGACGTGGTCGCGATTTCCTAGCACGTCCCCTGacttcgcgctgacgtggacgcgatttaccGGAAAATGacccattttggtaaataataaaatatcgggcccatttcggtaaatttataaaaaaattaagcttttattggtaaatggCCCAATAAGAAAATTGTGAAGACCTAGAGAGTAACTACCTTTGTTGGACTCATGTAGCTTAGGAGTCTTATTGAGGCCCATGTTGAAAAAACTGGGAGTTGCAAAGGCTCTATGATTTTTCTTGAATGGGACAAATACTTACCACTGTTCTGGTAGCTGGTTCCACCTAGTTGGCTTCGAGGTTTCGTCGCAGATTATGGGTTCCCCTTATGATCTTGTGTTGGACAACATTGTTTTACACGATACCCGGGCAAGTCAGTTCTAGAGTTCCTAGGAGGTTGTTCTATCCACATCTTTGGAACCCTGAAGCATTACATCATTGGACCGCGATAAAAGGATGTGGGAAATGTGCCAATTATGTACATCTTTGTTGCCATTATAACAACAGTAATGATAGCAGGTTTATACTTCTTTGATCACAGTGTTGCTTCACAGTTGGCACAACTTATATCTATATTACTTGTTATGCAAACTGGGGCTTTGCCAGAATCAAAAGTATTGGTCAAGTGGCCAACACGTTCTTTGATCCTAAGAGACGAGGATCTTTTCGAAAGGGGAGTATTTGTTATAGGACAAATTAAAATTAGGGAAATAAAGTAAAGAGTGGTAAACGGTGCGTTTAATAGTTCAAAATGGTACGTGTTGATTAGTTAAAACGGTGTGTATGGGGATAGTTTAATGAAACGTTGCTTTTAAAGGGACTAAGGGTCTGAGCTGTAAGAAGGGCCAACTAACTGTTCAACCTTCTTAAGCACACCATTGTACCAGGAAGCAGTTATCAATTTAGTTAAGCAAAATCGgtattttcttcttcctctcgattctttctcttcttcttctttcttttctatcAAAATTCCTCTATCATAATACAAACTGATAATATGTTTACCGCATCATAGTTAACTTAACTTAAATGatatgactaaaattttaaaatttaaaaaatacagaactaaaaattactaaattaaagtataggatTAAGTTCATGATTTTCGCAAAGCAAAGAGGCTAATGtcaaaatttaaccaaaacaCTATAATACACAATTAGCAGTAGATAAGAAACTACTGGCTGGCACATACTTCATAACTACAGTCATGCTATTAAGAATAGGGATTTGAGTCATGCTATAGATAGAGGAATCAGAGGTTGCATTAGAGTTAAAAGCATCCTTTTAAAGGCATTCTAAGGTATACGAAAAATGAAATATGACAATATATTTTTTTAGGACAAATGATTTAATCATTCATTGGTTTAAGTGATGACTATTTACATAATTGATGATACAATAGAAccttaaaataaaagttatcaaactgGGTTAATGGATAtaattgataaatgataaaactaacacattttaatcccatttttaatgcatttttgggtgattatttatgtaaattggtgaatttgatgcttgtaatcctttgaattcatgtttttatacttaagtgagcattTGAAAGCTAAATGAGCGAAAATCGAGCAAAAATCAGACAAAAAGAGCAGATTTCAGGAGCCGCATGGGTTGGGTCTTTCCACATGGGCTTGACACATGCTTGTGTAAGCCACACAGCccggacacacgcccatgtaagccacatggccatgtgtcagcCCGTGTCGATTTTGTAACTCATTTCCCAAACACGCgaaaaaaacacaatttttaggctttctgagcattctgaAGTCTATAAATGCCAAGTAGAAGAAGAGATATGAGAGCCATCAGAGAATATTAAAGAAACAACTCAAAGAACAACATTGGAGTTAACTCTGAAGCAAATtcccatcaagattgaagacttctttttaatttcttttgaattttttatgagtttctttgtttcttgtggtttttctgactttgagatgtttttattcaggATTATTAACTAATTCTCTAGATGCCTAAAGAAGATGAAACTtatgatgaattttattatttaatttttgttttacgcGACAAATACTTGATTATTGTTCTCAATTATGAGTggttatttcttattttaatattttcgggatattaattcatgtttaatgtgcttaattcagtggaggaaaagtctctatttaagagtagatcaatCATAATTGAAtggagttacatgcaatcctagaaataagacgacGTAAATATactgaattagagtcaaatctaataagggaatccatagatcgagttaatgtgacgataggagttttaattaaaaagagatttcaaATAATCAATCTAGGGTcaattgttcttactctcgaaagagatattaatataatttaggaatttctacgaatcaagacatcaagtgaataaatcgtttaattcagattcatactAATaggtgaaatctaggtggattctttcctgggtattgtctctctcaatggttatcttttgattaatttcaTTGTTCATTCTCTGTTGAGTTCTTAGAcaaattagtttagtaaatttagtttaaaacacACCACTCCAATTTGTCagctaaataataagaaaactgtaattactaatacttttagtcctcgtggatacgatatctctactcaccataactataccaTCTATCGATATGTGCACTTGCCTTTATCGTATTTTTAGTTAGTAACGTGAGACACATCAATAATATTAAGAAATCAAACTATTTACATAATTGATGATGCAATAGAAccttaaaataaaagttatcaaaccggGTTAATGGGTATAATCTTAAGAAATCAAATTTACCCGATGAGAGTTACACACATTTAACAATATCATTAGGTTAAGGTTTTTTAATATAGTTTTCATCTTTCGTAATATAATGTAATTGGAAGTTCAATCATGGTAATTTGAGTAATACAACTTCAAATTGAAACTCAATTACATGCTATTCTAACCCATATTATATATGTCTAAACGATCCATCATAATGTTGAATGTAATACATGTTTGATTATGAACAAATAGATGAATAGCAATCATTCCGGATTACAAAATAAATTGCGTGAATTActtgttagattaattgtattttCTTGATATATAGAAGATTAATTTAATAGCTTCAAATTATTACTTggatgaaaaatgaataaataattgaatttgaagtgaaattaaattatgtgatcatcattattagttattttggagttaaacaaatataattaaatatatttatacataaacTCTAATAAGaaaaaatgttattattttaacgaaattaaaattaaattaagtaaactatttaattgaaataattaattctaATACATGGCAATTATTTCAAACCAAAGGTGGATAGTTTAAGAgcattagaggtgctcatgggccgggcggcctggcccggcccgacggcccgcccgaaatatgggagggtttgggtaaaaatataggcccgaaatatgggcttgggtaaaaaaacgaggcccgtttagaaaacgggccgggcctcgggcacaacttttttggcccgacccggcccgatataataaatatatttattttttaattttttaattttaaaaatatttttaaaatactttttttaatttaaaaatattttaaaatactttttttaaatttttttaattttaaaatatttttaaaatattttttttaatttttaaaataaaattttaatatttattaaaaatgggccgggccgggcccaggcttatgattttttctcgggccgggcctgagcaaaattttaggcccatatttcgggccgggccgggcccgagcctaggacccgggccaaaattttttatgggcccggcccggcccatgagcacctctaaagAGCATGAACCCCAAGCATAATAGCTGCACTAAGGTACAGGTGGGATCCATTCAGTTcgagatttttcaattttttcgaatcgaattaaggtatttgatttttttgttttttgaactGAAATCGAATCGGTGGACAAAAGAAGTCGGTTATTACAGAGCCGTAGTAAATTAGTTCAATTCAATTTGAGTTTTCATATTGTTTTTAGGCCTTAGGCTTTTGGActtaaattagataaaattgtcTTTAGCtttgaactaattttttattttattttgataaaattatctttgtttttttgtctttttaaattatttaaaaattttattttttttaatttatttaaaaaattaatttgcaaaatctataattataaaagagtatTAAAAATGTTCACAAGTTTATTAAACCAAAGATCTATCAAAGAATTTGTAAAATTAGTGCCCAAAGAATCTAATGGAACAATGTGAAATAAAGCAAAAGGCTTGCTTGGTGATAGCAAACTTTAATATGTTAGATAAAGGTGAATTCAATGACATTGGAAGACTGAGGCTAAATTAGATGtaggttattttttaaaatttaattatagaatatgttaaaatataataattaaaagctatatttaaaattaagaaataatggattttgtattgaatttttgatgaatttatatattaggtttatatgttaaaaaaaatttaaaaacaatgaGTTTTTAGAGTTTCATGAGTCAGACCACTCGGCCCGGCCTGAAAATTCGTCCAAAATATGAgaaaatttgggtaaaaatatagacccgaaaaatggtttgggcaaaaaaataataCCCATTTAGAAAACTTGTCAGTGGGTAAGGTTTTTTTGGCCCTTGTCCAGCTCAGCCcgcatttttaataaaaaaaacttgctactttttcatattttactgttgttttttcactttttccactgttttgctactattttactattatattgatattattatGTTGTTagtatttggatattgtataacacttgttttattattaattttgctattattttagaggtattttcttgttaaattgtacttattttagtgttatttaagtataaaattttttttaatttattttcaatttgttgggaaacatttattttatttttttggtgtattataaaattttaaaattttttagataaaaaaattaaattaaaaaaatttaatacaagcCGGGCTGGACTCAAATTTTAACATCTTTTATCGATACTGAACTTGGACAatcaaactttaaattttattagaaCTGACCTGACTCGACTTATAAACAACTCTAATACCAATctcaaatttgatatttaggtaaccatttatgttgtttatatattatatatatatatatatataaaaggagaATAAATTGCAATGAGACCCTTATTTAATTGGAACCTGacaaatttggaaaaagaaaagaaaagaaaattttagacgATGAATGATGACATATACATTAATTAAGCTTTCATTGTCTGTTAAATTTAGACAAAAGAGTCAAAGATAGAGAAAGAAGAGGCAAGACCGGTAATATTAACGAATAAAACGGCCGACTgtttgttttctattttcttgTTACGTCCTTTTGTTTTTGGGATGGCAACCATGGCAGCCACCACCACCTCTCAACAAATAAAGCCATAATTAACCAAAACCAATAAGAAAAGCACCTTTTCTTTTGTGTTctattttttgaaaagaaaaaaaataaaacccaagagatatatattctatttttctttttctttttttccttctcctTATATTTGTTTCTTTCAAAAACTTGACTTGGCTGGGCTCTCATATATCCCCCCTGCAtttcctttgatttttccttTCTGGGCATTTCATTTTCTATTCAAAAGCTCCAGCTTTTGGTGCTGTT is part of the Gossypium hirsutum isolate 1008001.06 chromosome D11, Gossypium_hirsutum_v2.1, whole genome shotgun sequence genome and encodes:
- the LOC107939860 gene encoding uncharacterized protein, translated to MPEESVVLLENGALFLFDLASYVNCQKLNGYIKGSKLRVLWDDSSCAKNYKWMCIEINWHPRILVVAQSDVALLLDFRHDECNVICLAKIEMLSPYAVVDEDQSLAFPRVGADGFQFVLASQSLLLLCDMHKTVVPMLRWAHDLDNPCFNDVIRLISSRKIEAQRYCASWNLVQNFDVANGEPLFYFEDNLLYSSVGNEYEFPKRFKYLNFEYLRGYLKKSHKGFQQKESFNLDFHKILYEKLKVCEFAQLKSSPALFCCLQCHYLTKQSAF